The window GTCCTGGTGGCTTTCATGCCATGGGAGGGTTACAATTACGAGGATGCCATTTTGATCAGCGAAAAGCTGGTCAAAGATGATACCTTTACTTCTATTCATATTGAGGAGTATGAATGCGAAGCCCGGGATACCAAACTTGGATCTGAGGAGATCACACGCGACATACCCAATGTCGGAGAGGATGCCCTCAAAGATCTAGATAGCAGAGGCATAATCCGTGTTGGCGCCGAGGTGAGGACCGGGGACATATTGGTGGGCAAAGTGACTCCCAAGGGTGAGACCGAGCTGACCGCTGAAGAACGTCTGCTTCGAGCGATATTCGGCGAAAAGGCACGCGAGGTACGTGACACTTCGCTCAGGGTGCCTCACGGTGAGTCAGGCAAGGTGGTGGCCGTAGATGTCTTCTCTAGAGAGAATGGCGATGAGCTAGGCCCCGGGGTCAATAAATTGGTCCGAGTCTATGTAGCTCAGAAGAGGAAGGTTTCCGAGGGGGACAAGATGGCCGGCCGGCATGGAAATAAGGGAGTTATTGCCCGGATACTGCCTGAGGAGGATATGCCGTTTTTGCCTGACGGGACACCCGTCGAGGTTGTGCTCAATCCTCTCGGAGTTCCTTCACGCATGAACCTCGGGCAGGTACTGGAAACTCACCTTGGCTGGATCGCAAAGAAAACCGGGAGGTACATGGCGAGCCCTGTATTCGATGGCGCGACGGAAGACGATATCTTGAATTTGCTGGAACAATCCGGCTTGCCCAGTGGAGGCAAGATCGTTCTTCGTGATGGGAGGACTGGGGAGCCTTTTGATAATCCTGTCACAGTTGGCTACGCATATCTGATGAAGTTGATGCACCTTGTAGACGATAAGATCCATGCACGTTCCACGGGTCCATATTCGCTCGTGACTCAACAGCCGCTTGGTGGAAAGGCGCAGTTTGGCGGCCAAAGATTCGGTGAGATGGAGGTATGGGCTTTGGAAGCATATGGAGCGGCCTATACGCTTCAGGAGCTGCTTACGGTAAAATCCGATGACGTAGTTGGTCGAGTCAAGACATATGAGGCTATTGTAAAAGGAGAGAATGTGCCGGAGCCCGGGGTTCCAGAGTCATTTAAGGTTCTCATCAAGGAGCTTCAGAGTCTTGGTCTAGACGTCAAGGTGCTTGGTGAAAATTCGGAGGAAATTGAGATTGGTGAAGATGACGATGATATCAGTGATGCGACGAGGGAACTCGGCATCGACCTGGAAGGAAGGGAAAGGGATGAGTCTCCCGAGGAAGAGACCGCCAGGGAAAGCGCCAAGAAGGTAGTGAGGGTTCCAGAGGATGAGTCGGAGGATGATCTGGGGGAAGAGGATCTGGAGACACTTGTTTCTTCGGGGAAGACGGCTGATGGGCAGGAACCCGCTGAACAGGACCTGGACCTAGATGAGACAATTGACGAAAATGATCTGATCGAAGCCCCCATAGACGATGAAACTGAAGGGACGGGGAATGAGGAAGATTATCTTGGGGAACTAGATTTCGATGATTATGATGAAGAGCTAGATGAAGAAGACATAGATGAAGACGATTTGGACTCGGATGACGACGAAGACTCCGACGACGACAAGATATAACAAGGGGGAGAGGCCATTGTTGGATGTCAATAACTTTGACAAGATAAGAATTGGTCTCGCATCTCCTGAACAGATCAGGGTATGGTCAAGCGGAGAGGTCAAAAAGCCAGAGACCATAAACTACAGGACCTTAAAGCCTGAGCGCGAGGGTCTATTTTGCGAGAAGATCTTTGGTCCTACCAAGGACTGGGAATGCCATTGTGGCAAGTATAAACGTGTTAGATACAAGGGAATCGTCTGCGATAAGTGCGGGGTCGAGGTAACCAGATCAAAAGTGCGCCGGGAGAGGCTGGGACATATCGAGCTTGCGGCTCCTGTTTCGCACATATGGTATTTCAAAGGAATACCTAGTCGGATGGGTTTATTACTCGACTTGTCTCCTAGAATCCTTGAAAAGGTGTTATATTTCGCAAACTATATTGTCACAGATCCTGGGGATACGCCCCTTACCAAGAAGCAGCTCCTCACCGAATCAGAATACAGGGAATACAGGGAGCGGTATGGACAGTTGTTCAAGGCAGGCATGGGGGCAGAAGCCATCAAGAAGCTGCTCGAGGAAATAGATCTTGACGAGCTTTCAAAGGAACTTCGGCAGGAAATCCGGGAGTCTGCGGGTCAGAAGAGGATCCGGGCCATCCGCAGGCTGGAGGTAGTGGAGGCATTCCGTAAATCTGGGAACCGTCCTGAGCATATGATCCTTGAAGTCGTGCCTGTGATCCCTCCGGAGCTCAGGCCCATGGTGCAGCTGGACGGAGGGAGATTTGCCACCTCGGACCTAAATGACCTTTATAGAAGGGTGATCAACCGCAACAACAGGTTAAAGAGGCTCCTCGAGCTGGGTGCTCCTGACATAATAGTACGGAATGAAAAGAGGATGCTCCAGGAAGCCGTTGACGCTCTTATAGATAATGGCCGGAGGGGGCGGCCTGTCACCGGGCCTGGAAATCGCCCGCTCAAGTCTCTTTCGGATATGCTCAAAGGTAAGCAGGGACGTTTCCGCCAGAATCTGCTGGGGAAACGTGTGGATTATTCCGGACGATCTGTGATCGTAGTGGGCCCTAAACTGAAACTCCATCAGTGTGGGTTGCCTAAGGAAATGGCTCTGGAGCTATTCAAACCCTTTGTCATGAAGAGGTTGGTCGATCATAACTATGCTCATAACATCAAGAGCGCCAAGAGAATGGTGGAAAGAGTAAAGGATGAAGTGTGGGATGTCCTCGAGGAAGTAATAAAGGAGCATCCTGTGCTTCTAAACCGCGCTCCTACGCTTCACCGTCTTGGGATACAAGCGTTTGAGCCGATCCTGGTGGAAGGGCGGGCCATTCAGATCCACCCTCTGGTATGTCCTGCCTATAACGCTGATTTCGATGGGGACCAGATGGCTGTGCATGTTCCATTGTCGGCTGAGGCCCAGGCTGAGGCGCGGCTTCTCATGATGGCCACAGGCAATATTCTCTCGCCTGCGCATGGCAAGCCTATTGCGACCCCAGGCCAGGACCTGGTACTTGGTTGTTACTATCTCACCCTTGAAAGGCAGGGCGGGAAAGGTGAGGGACGTTATTTCGCCAGCCCAGAAGAAGCTCTGAGAGCCTATGAGGAAGGTATCGTCGAGCTACATGCAAGGATCGGTGTAAGGTGGGATCCTCAAAAGCCGGTGCCGAAGGTTGACATATTCCGTGGACTCCTGGTCACTACACCTGGTCGTCTGATATTCAATACCATATTCCCTAGGGATTTCCCTTATATCAATGATGCTGTAGAGGATTTCGCAGATCTTGCCGAGATAGTGACGGATACTGGACAACATAGAGAGTCAGGGAAGACCCTCATTGACTTCATAAAGGAAATGCCAGAGAAGCACCCGACCAGCAAAGGCTTTCTGGCGAAGTTGGTGGCTATATGCCAGAGACGATATGGTAATGAAAAAACAGCAGATATTCTTGATAATCTGAAGACGATTGGCTTCAGATATGCGACGAAGTCTGGCACAACGGTTGGCATCGAGGATATAGTCGTGCCGCCGGAAAAGCAGCAGATCCTGAGAGATGCTGAGAAAAAGATCGACGAGATTGAACAGCAGCACAGGCGCGGCCTGATTACCAATGAAGAGAAATATCAGCTCGTGATTGATACCTGGACCGATGCGACAGACAAGGTTCAGAAGGCCATGCTGGACCATCTGGATAAGTTCAATCCAGTGTATATGATGGCAACTTCCGGGGCCCGCGGCAATGTGCAGCAGCTCAGGCAGCTCGGCGGAATGAGAGGTCTAGTAGCAGATCCGTCCGGTCGCACCATCGACCTCCCAATAAGGGCTAACTTCCGAGAAGGGCTGACCGTGCTGGAATATTTCATTTCAACTCACGGCACGAGAAAGGGCCTTGCGGATACGGCCCTCAGGACTGCAGACTCCGGGTACCTCACACGGCGCCTAGTTGATGTTTCGCAGGATGTGATTGTGCGTGAGGAAGACTGCGGGACTGATGATGGCATCATGATAGGGCCTCTCAAAGAAGGGGATGAGATCATCGAGCCTCTGCGCGAACGCGCTGTAGGCCGGGTCGCGGCTGATACCATAATTGATCCTGCTACCGGTGAGGTCATCGTGGAGCGAAATCAGGAAATCGATGAGGACCCGGCGAAACGCATCGAAAAGGCGGGAATCACCGAAGTAAGGGTGAG is drawn from Bacillota bacterium and contains these coding sequences:
- the rpoC gene encoding DNA-directed RNA polymerase subunit beta', with translation MLDVNNFDKIRIGLASPEQIRVWSSGEVKKPETINYRTLKPEREGLFCEKIFGPTKDWECHCGKYKRVRYKGIVCDKCGVEVTRSKVRRERLGHIELAAPVSHIWYFKGIPSRMGLLLDLSPRILEKVLYFANYIVTDPGDTPLTKKQLLTESEYREYRERYGQLFKAGMGAEAIKKLLEEIDLDELSKELRQEIRESAGQKRIRAIRRLEVVEAFRKSGNRPEHMILEVVPVIPPELRPMVQLDGGRFATSDLNDLYRRVINRNNRLKRLLELGAPDIIVRNEKRMLQEAVDALIDNGRRGRPVTGPGNRPLKSLSDMLKGKQGRFRQNLLGKRVDYSGRSVIVVGPKLKLHQCGLPKEMALELFKPFVMKRLVDHNYAHNIKSAKRMVERVKDEVWDVLEEVIKEHPVLLNRAPTLHRLGIQAFEPILVEGRAIQIHPLVCPAYNADFDGDQMAVHVPLSAEAQAEARLLMMATGNILSPAHGKPIATPGQDLVLGCYYLTLERQGGKGEGRYFASPEEALRAYEEGIVELHARIGVRWDPQKPVPKVDIFRGLLVTTPGRLIFNTIFPRDFPYINDAVEDFADLAEIVTDTGQHRESGKTLIDFIKEMPEKHPTSKGFLAKLVAICQRRYGNEKTADILDNLKTIGFRYATKSGTTVGIEDIVVPPEKQQILRDAEKKIDEIEQQHRRGLITNEEKYQLVIDTWTDATDKVQKAMLDHLDKFNPVYMMATSGARGNVQQLRQLGGMRGLVADPSGRTIDLPIRANFREGLTVLEYFISTHGTRKGLADTALRTADSGYLTRRLVDVSQDVIVREEDCGTDDGIMIGPLKEGDEIIEPLRERAVGRVAADTIIDPATGEVIVERNQEIDEDPAKRIEKAGITEVRVRSVLTCRTRYGVCSKCYGRSPATGRPAEVGEAVGIIAAQSIGEPGTQLTMRTFHTGGVAGDDITRGLPRVEELFEARKPKGQAIITETAGVARIVESKGSRKVIVTSDDGTEKIYTVPYGARLEVRDGQRVEAGDQLTEGSLNPNDILRVKGVRAVQSYLVREVQTVYRSQGVEIDDKHIEVIVRQMLRRVRVEDPGDTSLLPGGLIDIFEFEDANMETLEHGGRPATARPTLLGITKASLATESFLSAASFQETTRVLTDASIKGRVDPLIGLKENVIIGKLVPGGTGMSRYRNIRVIPVGRQDEGEPTDQEAGEAAASEESQAPSREAPSLVRPGVEKLKAFADTAK